A section of the Subtercola frigoramans genome encodes:
- a CDS encoding sugar ABC transporter ATP-binding protein has product MSEESQNHPTGGAPWLSVRGAAKSYGGVRALRGVDLDLSSNQVYGIIGPNGAGKSTLMKVLGGLVVPDSGEIVIEGVPVSLQNPSVALSHGLVLMPQEMTVVPEFTVSQNINLGNEPTRFGIHSRSASAARAQEALTKVGLEVELSVLASSLQPVERRLLMLAKALAQNTRLLILDEPTAGLPPAMSRQVIDAVLRLRSHGLTIVYVSHHLSEVAALSDHVVCIREGAVSMRLSGQEISKDTLIQAILGKPTEPVLGRSVVSPAGGSIGSRSVARSRSGAGGGDVGARDDLTLSNISGDRLREVNFTARNGEVTGITGLLGSGVSELVAVISGSTRPLAGRIRLGASEVVLRSPADALSHGIGTVTGDRSRSAMLSRTIRENVSVTALRRWFGRTGIIRRPVERSRVADALASLSVIGDAERPLTALSGGNQQRVLVSRLLAADLRVMVFDDPTVGVDIASRAELWRELQALASGRVILVASAEAEELIGVCDRVICIHNGEVSQVLEGDAITEHALARATS; this is encoded by the coding sequence GTGAGCGAGGAGTCACAGAATCACCCGACTGGAGGGGCCCCGTGGCTCAGCGTCAGGGGAGCGGCCAAGAGCTACGGCGGCGTGCGGGCTCTTCGGGGAGTCGACCTCGATCTCTCGAGCAATCAGGTCTACGGAATCATCGGCCCGAATGGCGCAGGCAAGTCGACTCTCATGAAGGTGCTCGGCGGGCTGGTCGTTCCGGACTCCGGAGAGATCGTCATCGAGGGCGTTCCTGTTTCCCTGCAGAATCCGAGCGTGGCGCTGAGTCACGGCCTCGTGCTCATGCCACAGGAAATGACGGTGGTTCCTGAGTTCACGGTGAGCCAGAACATCAACCTGGGAAACGAGCCGACGCGCTTCGGCATCCATTCGCGCAGCGCCAGTGCCGCGCGAGCACAGGAGGCGCTGACGAAAGTGGGCCTCGAGGTCGAGCTCTCCGTCTTGGCCTCGTCGCTCCAACCGGTGGAGAGGCGTCTGCTGATGCTCGCCAAGGCCCTCGCCCAGAACACACGCTTGCTCATCCTGGACGAACCCACTGCTGGATTACCGCCGGCGATGAGTCGGCAGGTCATCGACGCCGTTCTGAGACTCCGCAGTCACGGCTTGACGATCGTCTACGTATCGCATCATCTCTCGGAGGTCGCGGCGCTGAGCGATCACGTCGTGTGTATCAGGGAGGGTGCCGTCTCCATGCGCCTGAGCGGTCAGGAGATCAGCAAGGACACGCTGATCCAGGCTATCCTCGGGAAACCCACTGAGCCAGTACTCGGCCGTTCTGTCGTCAGCCCGGCGGGCGGTTCGATTGGCTCCCGTTCTGTTGCACGGTCGAGATCTGGCGCGGGTGGAGGTGACGTGGGTGCCCGTGACGATCTCACTCTGAGTAACATCTCTGGAGACCGGCTCAGGGAGGTGAACTTCACCGCGCGCAACGGCGAAGTCACCGGCATCACTGGATTGCTCGGTTCGGGGGTTTCGGAGCTCGTCGCAGTCATCAGCGGTTCCACCAGGCCGCTTGCTGGGCGGATCAGGCTCGGGGCTTCGGAGGTTGTGCTCCGAAGCCCCGCTGACGCACTTTCGCACGGGATCGGGACCGTGACCGGCGACCGTTCACGGTCTGCGATGCTGTCGCGCACGATTCGAGAGAACGTCAGCGTCACCGCCCTACGCAGATGGTTTGGTAGGACAGGCATCATCCGGCGACCGGTGGAGCGGAGTCGCGTCGCCGACGCACTAGCCTCGTTGTCGGTGATCGGGGACGCGGAGCGACCGCTCACCGCTTTGTCGGGCGGTAACCAGCAGAGAGTTCTTGTGAGCCGTCTGCTCGCCGCAGACCTTCGTGTCATGGTCTTCGACGACCCCACCGTCGGAGTGGACATAGCATCTCGGGCGGAGTTGTGGCGGGAACTTCAGGCGTTGGCAAGCGGTCGCGTCATACTCGTGGCAAGCGCGGAGGCAGAGGAACTGATCGGGGTGTGCGACCGGGTGATCTGCATTCACAATGGTGAGGTCTCGCAGGTTCTCGAGGGCGACGCAATCACGGAACACGCCCTTGCGCGGGCGACGTCCTGA
- a CDS encoding flavin reductase family protein: protein MTALTDDPMLVRKTFAHFPSGVSFLSAERDDHKHALVASSFMVGVSLEPCLVAFAVQKSSETWPLLRDAERIGVSVAGEGQADLTRKLAGRDRARRFEEVSHSVEESGAVFIDGAALWLECSVYSESDAGDHWLVLLEVRDLGMNDIEPLVWHGSRFRGLALESSVDVE, encoded by the coding sequence ATGACTGCACTCACAGATGACCCGATGCTGGTTCGTAAGACATTTGCCCATTTTCCCTCGGGTGTCTCCTTTCTCTCTGCTGAGAGGGATGACCACAAGCACGCCCTCGTGGCGTCGTCTTTCATGGTGGGTGTCTCCCTCGAACCGTGTTTGGTGGCCTTCGCGGTGCAGAAGAGTTCGGAGACCTGGCCTCTCCTGAGAGACGCGGAGCGTATCGGGGTGTCAGTCGCAGGCGAAGGTCAGGCTGATCTGACGCGGAAGCTCGCTGGCAGGGATCGGGCACGTCGGTTCGAAGAGGTGAGTCACTCCGTTGAAGAGTCCGGTGCGGTCTTCATCGACGGAGCTGCACTGTGGTTGGAGTGCTCGGTCTACAGCGAATCCGACGCTGGCGACCACTGGCTGGTGCTGCTTGAGGTGCGAGATCTCGGCATGAACGACATCGAGCCCTTGGTATGGCACGGCTCGCGATTTCGAGGATTGGCGCTCGAAAGTTCGGTCGACGTCGAATAG
- a CDS encoding LysR family transcriptional regulator, which produces MDLRQLRYVVTVAQEGGFRPAARELHIAQPPLSTAIRHLEIELGTKLFERSKRGVVPTTAGWELVVRAREILAQVDGARDAVRQGGSARKPIIRVAVLNGELAGGELTAPIMAALRARFDGAEIVLHETTFVDQVDELRNGKVDFAFVRPPIVSSDLTIVPIAQEPRCLVVGVNHPLAEAESVSIDETLKLPMLGLSAPPSWAQMWQLDDLRGGPLIDDTMGPARTVSGAQLALASGHPAITMTKSTMRFSPSPLVTSVNVEGLTPSVFAVAYRKSDTRRMTRVALDVIAVAAAENIHLVMDGELLS; this is translated from the coding sequence ATGGATCTACGCCAGCTGCGCTATGTTGTCACCGTCGCCCAGGAGGGCGGGTTCAGGCCTGCAGCGCGGGAGTTGCATATCGCCCAGCCCCCGCTCTCGACCGCGATCCGGCATCTGGAGATCGAGTTGGGTACGAAACTCTTCGAGCGCAGCAAACGGGGGGTTGTCCCGACGACCGCGGGTTGGGAGCTGGTCGTCCGTGCGCGAGAGATCCTCGCTCAGGTCGATGGTGCCCGCGATGCGGTGCGGCAGGGAGGCAGTGCTCGCAAACCGATCATCAGGGTCGCGGTTCTGAATGGGGAGTTGGCCGGCGGTGAACTCACGGCGCCCATCATGGCCGCGCTTCGTGCGCGGTTCGACGGCGCAGAGATCGTCTTGCATGAGACGACGTTCGTCGACCAGGTCGACGAGTTGAGGAACGGAAAGGTCGATTTTGCTTTCGTTCGGCCACCGATCGTGAGTTCAGATCTCACCATCGTTCCTATCGCCCAGGAGCCTCGATGTCTGGTGGTCGGAGTGAATCATCCACTGGCCGAAGCGGAGAGCGTGAGTATCGACGAAACCCTCAAGTTGCCGATGCTCGGACTGTCGGCACCACCCAGCTGGGCGCAGATGTGGCAGCTTGACGACCTCCGCGGTGGCCCGCTGATCGATGACACGATGGGGCCTGCCCGCACCGTATCGGGCGCTCAGCTCGCTTTGGCCTCCGGACACCCCGCAATCACGATGACCAAATCCACCATGCGATTCTCTCCGTCGCCGCTGGTGACGTCGGTGAACGTCGAAGGCCTCACCCCCTCGGTATTCGCGGTGGCCTATCGCAAATCAGACACTCGCCGAATGACGCGGGTCGCCCTCGACGTCATCGCGGTGGCCGCGGCAGAGAACATCCATCTGGTCATGGATGGCGAGTTGCTCTCATAA
- a CDS encoding alpha/beta fold hydrolase, which yields MIGMIGTSETESERLISVSSGNIHYHDVGSGPAVVLLHGSGPGATAWSNFGANIAALSARFRVVAIDMPGWGQSHPARVRERDHVATLIEVLDALEIERTAVVGNSMGAVTSLAFAARHPDRVTHVVTMGAAMVGQRMMFSAGDGPSEGLKVLFAAYRDPSPENMKRLVDVMTFDSSGASDEVARERSRNALRFATHRENFVADLAEGLPIVSKPASYEEIASISVPVLLIHGRDDRVLSMENSLRLVSVIQDSRLVVINRCGHWAQLEHAAEFNRIVTSFIAHDE from the coding sequence ATGATCGGGATGATCGGCACCTCTGAAACCGAGAGCGAACGTCTGATCTCCGTATCCTCGGGCAACATCCACTATCACGATGTCGGCAGTGGCCCCGCTGTCGTGCTTCTGCACGGCAGCGGGCCCGGGGCGACTGCCTGGAGCAACTTCGGAGCCAACATCGCCGCGCTCTCCGCTCGATTCCGCGTCGTGGCGATCGACATGCCGGGCTGGGGCCAATCCCACCCCGCTCGAGTGCGAGAACGCGATCACGTCGCGACCCTGATTGAAGTGCTCGACGCTCTGGAGATCGAGAGAACGGCAGTCGTCGGCAATTCGATGGGGGCAGTGACGTCCCTGGCATTTGCGGCACGCCATCCCGATCGGGTCACCCACGTGGTGACGATGGGTGCCGCCATGGTCGGTCAGCGCATGATGTTCAGTGCCGGAGACGGTCCATCAGAGGGTCTGAAGGTGCTCTTCGCGGCCTACCGTGACCCGTCGCCCGAGAACATGAAGCGCCTCGTCGACGTGATGACCTTCGATTCGAGCGGCGCGTCGGACGAGGTGGCCCGCGAGCGATCGAGGAACGCGCTGAGGTTTGCAACCCATCGGGAGAATTTCGTCGCCGACCTGGCTGAAGGCCTGCCCATCGTCAGTAAGCCGGCATCGTATGAAGAAATAGCGTCGATATCGGTGCCGGTCCTGCTCATTCACGGCAGAGACGATCGTGTGCTCAGCATGGAGAATTCGTTGCGCCTCGTGTCGGTCATCCAGGATTCTCGACTCGTCGTCATCAACAGGTGCGGTCACTGGGCCCAGCTTGAACATGCGGCAGAGTTCAACCGAATCGTCACATCCTTCATCGCGCACGACGAATAA
- a CDS encoding ABC transporter permease: MTVSEHGVSAATSAHPAPGLSSQLNSSGTKILSALGRFVLPGSLIAMIVIFSVMTSNFYSVANIQNILDQTAVPLLLACGVTFVLSVGQFDLAFTAVLGLASAAAVTLMANQGVNWVVAALIVIPLGLIVGAVVGLLVTYGRASSFIITLAVGSALTGLELAITGNQTIYQNIPPGYGALTSGTFLGLHWPVWFVLVVALLCFVGLHGTRFGRHAQSIGGNAQASNLAGVRVRRITIICFIISALLASVAAVILTSRANSYYPNIAGSLILSTYTAVFLGATFGRTAGFTIGGSVLGVLWIIVLQTGLTLNGAPTWSASLIQGAVLALAVIIGARAKART, from the coding sequence ATGACGGTGTCTGAACACGGGGTGAGTGCTGCCACCAGCGCTCACCCCGCACCCGGGCTGTCGTCGCAGCTGAACTCATCCGGAACGAAGATCCTTTCTGCGCTCGGCAGGTTCGTACTGCCGGGATCGCTCATCGCCATGATCGTGATCTTCTCGGTGATGACGTCGAATTTCTACAGTGTGGCGAACATCCAGAACATCCTCGATCAGACCGCTGTACCGTTGCTTCTGGCGTGCGGTGTGACCTTCGTGCTCTCTGTCGGGCAGTTCGACCTTGCTTTCACCGCGGTGCTCGGGCTCGCATCCGCTGCCGCGGTGACCCTGATGGCTAACCAGGGCGTCAACTGGGTGGTAGCTGCGCTCATCGTGATTCCCCTCGGCCTGATCGTCGGTGCGGTGGTTGGTCTCCTCGTGACCTACGGACGAGCGTCTTCGTTCATCATCACCCTTGCCGTCGGCTCGGCGCTCACCGGGTTGGAGCTCGCGATCACGGGCAATCAGACGATCTACCAGAACATCCCGCCCGGGTACGGGGCATTGACAAGCGGTACCTTCCTCGGACTTCATTGGCCGGTGTGGTTCGTGCTCGTCGTTGCGTTGCTCTGCTTTGTGGGTCTCCATGGCACCCGTTTCGGGCGACACGCACAGAGTATCGGGGGGAACGCTCAGGCTTCCAATCTGGCCGGTGTGCGAGTTCGCCGGATCACGATCATCTGTTTCATCATCTCGGCCCTGCTGGCATCGGTGGCGGCGGTGATACTCACGTCGCGGGCGAATTCCTATTATCCAAACATCGCTGGAAGCCTGATCCTCAGCACGTACACGGCAGTCTTCCTGGGAGCCACGTTCGGGCGAACTGCAGGCTTCACAATCGGTGGATCCGTGCTGGGGGTCCTGTGGATCATCGTCCTGCAGACCGGGTTGACTCTCAACGGCGCGCCAACGTGGTCTGCGAGCCTTATCCAGGGCGCGGTGCTGGCACTCGCTGTCATCATCGGTGCCAGAGCAAAGGCGCGCACGTGA
- a CDS encoding ABC transporter ATP-binding protein, with protein sequence MELLTITDLRVTYGAVTAVRGVELGVASGEVTGVLGANGAGKTSLLMGIMHAVSRTGKLVLDGTDISSSDTRDIVRSGIALCPQDRRLFASMSIEDNLLLGAAQEKPRVARQRLAEVYERTPWLGQRSREPAGRLSGGQQQLVAISRALMSEPRLIMLDEPSSGLSPVAVHEVRELLEGVARSGLTVLLVEQNTSLVQHLCSSVYVLAEGRVVGHDTIANLVASDLLSDAYLG encoded by the coding sequence ATGGAACTTCTCACAATCACCGATCTGCGCGTGACCTACGGTGCCGTGACAGCAGTCCGGGGAGTCGAGCTGGGCGTCGCGTCCGGTGAGGTCACGGGAGTCTTGGGTGCCAACGGGGCAGGCAAGACCTCGCTCCTGATGGGCATCATGCATGCGGTGAGCCGCACCGGGAAGCTCGTTCTCGATGGCACAGACATCTCTTCGTCTGACACGAGGGATATTGTTCGATCGGGAATCGCACTCTGCCCACAGGATCGGCGGCTGTTCGCGAGCATGTCGATCGAAGACAACCTCCTGCTCGGTGCCGCCCAGGAAAAGCCGCGAGTTGCTCGTCAACGCCTCGCAGAAGTCTACGAGCGAACTCCCTGGCTGGGTCAGCGCAGCAGGGAACCCGCGGGTCGATTGAGTGGCGGCCAGCAGCAGTTGGTCGCGATCTCACGAGCCCTGATGTCCGAGCCCCGGCTCATCATGCTCGACGAGCCGTCGAGCGGCCTTTCTCCGGTCGCGGTCCACGAAGTGCGCGAGCTGCTGGAAGGCGTCGCACGGAGCGGGCTGACTGTTCTCCTCGTCGAACAGAACACGAGTCTGGTGCAGCATCTGTGTTCCTCTGTCTACGTCCTGGCAGAGGGGAGGGTCGTCGGGCACGACACCATCGCGAATCTCGTGGCCAGTGACCTTCTCTCTGACGCCTATCTGGGGTGA
- a CDS encoding LLM class flavin-dependent oxidoreductase has product MKLGLFLMTGHLPEQSQSRGGYKRGFEWDLTMIKEADRLGYSEAWVGEHFTNLWEPLPSPDLLIQAAIRETTNIVLAAGAHIPGFHHPAELAARISYQDQLLEGRYMVGIGSGGTPTDAQMFGIDMAAGDHRRMASEGLEIMRKYWTEEGPWRFEGEFWTCSKVASDSFPAVPGTLGDHLKPYQHPHPPLASAGLSANSATLKWAGEEGLLPISLAMNTRFMAGQWDTYAAAAESRGRVPNRSDWRIAREVVVADTDEEALDLARSGYFGQFNNGFLLPIFKFLGYGENWKHDASVQDADLDLEYLLEHQFLVGSVETVTEKLIDMQTQTGGFGTLLMEGVDYESQKDEWFHSMQLMAEEVVPAVNAALGERVPASAVSA; this is encoded by the coding sequence ATGAAACTCGGACTCTTTCTCATGACCGGCCACCTTCCGGAGCAATCGCAGTCACGCGGTGGCTACAAGCGGGGTTTCGAGTGGGACCTCACAATGATCAAGGAGGCAGACCGACTCGGCTATTCAGAAGCCTGGGTCGGTGAGCACTTCACCAATCTGTGGGAGCCGTTGCCCTCGCCCGACCTGTTGATTCAGGCGGCCATCCGCGAGACCACGAATATCGTGCTCGCTGCAGGCGCTCACATTCCCGGTTTCCACCACCCCGCGGAACTCGCCGCGCGTATCTCGTACCAGGATCAGCTCCTCGAAGGCCGCTACATGGTCGGTATCGGCTCTGGTGGCACCCCGACAGACGCGCAGATGTTCGGCATCGACATGGCCGCAGGAGACCACCGTCGTATGGCGAGCGAGGGACTCGAGATCATGCGGAAGTACTGGACCGAGGAAGGCCCGTGGCGTTTCGAGGGAGAATTCTGGACGTGCAGCAAGGTCGCTTCGGATTCATTTCCGGCGGTACCCGGCACGCTCGGAGACCACCTCAAGCCCTACCAGCACCCGCACCCGCCGTTGGCCTCTGCCGGTCTGAGCGCTAACTCAGCGACGCTCAAATGGGCCGGTGAAGAGGGATTGCTGCCCATTTCACTGGCGATGAATACGCGTTTCATGGCCGGCCAGTGGGACACCTATGCTGCGGCGGCCGAGAGCCGAGGGCGCGTGCCGAACCGCAGCGACTGGAGGATCGCTCGCGAGGTGGTGGTGGCCGACACCGACGAGGAAGCCCTTGATCTCGCGCGCAGCGGGTACTTTGGGCAGTTCAACAATGGATTCCTTCTTCCTATCTTCAAGTTCCTAGGGTATGGAGAGAACTGGAAGCACGATGCATCGGTGCAGGATGCAGATCTCGACCTGGAGTACTTGCTCGAACACCAGTTCCTTGTCGGATCGGTCGAGACCGTCACCGAGAAGTTGATCGACATGCAGACGCAGACCGGGGGATTCGGCACGCTGCTGATGGAAGGAGTCGACTACGAGAGCCAAAAGGATGAGTGGTTCCACTCCATGCAGCTGATGGCCGAAGAGGTTGTTCCTGCGGTCAACGCGGCGCTCGGCGAACGGGTGCCCGCCTCGGCTGTCTCGGCATGA
- a CDS encoding SGNH/GDSL hydrolase family protein: MTTTKRILCFGDSLTWGWIPTNEGAPTSRYPINQRWTGAMLDDLGDGYEIIEEGLSSRTTNVDDPVDGRLNGARYLPTALASHLPLDFVVLLLGTNDTKPIYNRTAYEIAYGMAELVGQVQGSGGGVGTLYPAPRVVVVAPPRLGTIPHPWFGEMFAGAQAKTEQLPALYAALASFAGVAWLDAGAHICTDGVDGIHLSAESNTILGRAVAQKIRELI; this comes from the coding sequence GTGACAACGACCAAGAGAATTCTCTGCTTCGGCGATTCCCTCACCTGGGGGTGGATTCCCACCAATGAAGGAGCCCCGACATCGCGGTACCCCATCAACCAGCGCTGGACTGGCGCGATGCTCGATGATCTCGGCGACGGCTACGAGATAATCGAAGAAGGGTTGTCGTCCCGCACGACGAACGTCGACGACCCGGTGGACGGTCGTCTGAACGGCGCGCGCTACTTGCCCACGGCGCTTGCCAGCCACCTGCCACTCGATTTCGTCGTGCTGCTGCTTGGTACGAATGATACGAAACCCATCTACAACAGAACCGCCTATGAGATCGCCTACGGAATGGCAGAACTCGTCGGGCAGGTCCAGGGTTCGGGTGGCGGCGTCGGCACGCTCTACCCTGCGCCCCGCGTGGTGGTCGTCGCGCCCCCGCGCCTGGGCACGATACCCCACCCCTGGTTCGGTGAGATGTTCGCGGGCGCTCAAGCGAAGACCGAACAACTGCCTGCGCTGTATGCAGCACTGGCATCGTTCGCAGGTGTTGCCTGGCTCGATGCCGGGGCGCACATCTGCACTGATGGTGTCGACGGCATCCATCTCAGCGCTGAAAGCAACACCATTCTCGGCCGGGCCGTGGCGCAGAAGATACGAGAACTGATCTAG
- a CDS encoding alpha/beta fold hydrolase gives MAIREVEFASHNGRDVIQSWIYEPVVPARAIVHVVHGLGEHSRRYLRLIEILLDAGFVVAADDHAGHGRTAAVSGVWADAGEDAEATVVADERTLHGLVRELHPDLPYVVFGHSWGSMIARVFAASVGSVIDGLILGGIAAQIESVDKVVDRRALAAEPDPMAPAPGFLLEQAFRGFIDRYPQGSGPLDWVALSADVVRDHAADPFNNFAVPMSVRFLRGFIGIYDTANSDDWYAAVRNDLPVLILAGDQDPVANYGEGAYHVANRLVASGTTNVRTRVYSGFRHEVHNEPAIRDDVAGEIVSFVKRVIG, from the coding sequence GTGGCTATCCGCGAGGTCGAGTTTGCATCGCACAACGGACGCGATGTGATCCAATCCTGGATCTATGAACCAGTTGTTCCGGCGCGCGCCATCGTGCATGTTGTGCACGGCCTCGGTGAGCATTCGCGCAGGTACCTGAGATTGATCGAGATCCTTCTCGACGCTGGATTCGTCGTGGCCGCAGACGACCACGCCGGTCATGGTCGCACCGCTGCCGTCTCGGGTGTGTGGGCTGATGCGGGCGAGGACGCGGAGGCCACAGTGGTGGCAGACGAACGGACGCTGCACGGTCTCGTTCGCGAACTGCACCCTGATCTTCCGTACGTCGTGTTCGGACATTCCTGGGGATCGATGATCGCTCGGGTGTTCGCCGCAAGCGTCGGCAGTGTGATCGACGGCCTGATCCTCGGCGGGATCGCGGCGCAGATCGAGAGCGTCGACAAGGTCGTCGATCGGCGCGCCCTGGCTGCCGAGCCAGATCCCATGGCGCCGGCACCGGGCTTCCTGCTCGAACAGGCCTTCCGTGGCTTCATCGATCGGTACCCTCAGGGTTCCGGTCCCCTTGACTGGGTGGCACTGAGCGCAGATGTCGTCCGCGACCATGCGGCCGACCCGTTCAACAACTTCGCTGTGCCGATGTCAGTACGCTTCCTGCGGGGGTTCATCGGAATCTATGACACAGCAAACTCCGACGACTGGTACGCGGCCGTCCGGAACGATCTGCCGGTCTTGATTCTCGCCGGAGACCAGGATCCGGTGGCGAACTATGGGGAGGGTGCGTACCACGTTGCCAATCGGCTTGTAGCCTCAGGCACGACCAATGTTCGCACACGCGTCTACTCCGGATTCCGTCACGAAGTCCACAACGAACCCGCGATTCGCGACGACGTGGCGGGCGAGATCGTTTCCTTTGTAAAGAGGGTGATCGGCTGA
- a CDS encoding NADP-dependent oxidoreductase → MAQRRNRQVILIERPAGIPHSDNFTILETLIGEPAEGQVLVQNRYLSVDPAMRGWVSAESNYAEPVALGGVMRASAVGTVIQSESTRLTVGDVVVGRLGWQDYAIVDDFAVRRLSDAHTRSLPPSLALGILGTNGATAWLGLFGVGQPQRGDLVVVSTAAGAVGSAVGQLARLTGCRTVGITGSAHKVEVCESHYGFDVALNYHSDDFERELADVLAQGTDVYFDNTSGTISDAVMTHLAHRARVVVCGTAAISSWDPWPDGPRVARHLLTRTARMEGFLIQDHADEVDGVVQKLVPMVERGDLRYHEHVLDGLESAPGSIRGLYEGINLGKTIIRL, encoded by the coding sequence ATGGCACAACGGCGCAACCGCCAGGTGATTCTGATCGAACGCCCAGCGGGAATACCCCACTCTGACAATTTCACCATCCTCGAGACACTGATCGGTGAGCCGGCGGAGGGCCAGGTGCTGGTACAGAACCGCTACCTGTCGGTGGATCCCGCGATGCGTGGATGGGTGAGCGCCGAGAGCAACTACGCGGAACCCGTCGCCCTGGGAGGGGTCATGCGCGCTTCGGCCGTCGGAACGGTGATCCAGAGTGAGAGCACGCGACTCACTGTCGGCGATGTCGTGGTGGGAAGACTGGGCTGGCAGGACTACGCGATCGTCGATGACTTCGCGGTGCGCCGGCTGAGTGATGCGCATACCCGATCGCTCCCGCCGTCACTCGCGCTGGGCATCCTCGGCACCAACGGGGCCACTGCATGGCTTGGACTCTTCGGTGTGGGGCAGCCGCAACGGGGTGATCTGGTGGTCGTCTCCACTGCGGCAGGCGCTGTGGGCTCAGCAGTAGGCCAGCTGGCGCGACTCACCGGTTGCCGCACCGTGGGCATCACGGGAAGTGCCCACAAGGTCGAGGTATGCGAGAGTCACTACGGCTTCGATGTGGCCTTGAATTACCACAGTGACGATTTCGAGCGGGAGCTGGCCGACGTCCTTGCCCAGGGAACCGATGTCTATTTCGACAATACGAGCGGCACGATAAGTGATGCTGTCATGACGCACCTCGCCCACCGAGCCCGCGTCGTTGTGTGCGGAACCGCTGCGATCTCCTCGTGGGATCCGTGGCCAGATGGCCCACGGGTCGCTAGGCACCTGCTGACACGAACAGCCCGCATGGAAGGGTTTCTCATACAGGACCATGCCGACGAGGTCGACGGCGTTGTGCAGAAGCTGGTTCCGATGGTCGAGCGTGGTGATCTCCGCTACCACGAGCACGTGCTCGACGGGCTCGAGAGTGCGCCAGGGTCGATACGAGGGCTATACGAGGGAATCAACCTCGGAAAGACGATCATCCGCTTGTGA
- a CDS encoding sugar ABC transporter substrate-binding protein: protein MNKRLALVLVPLLIILTACATTSTGGSSSSQSSSSPSAELTKLPTGTIGVLQITAAAESVVRSAATIEKANTAAGWKTVVTDGKGTPAVMSQAMTDFIARGVDAIITIAVDAPLIAPQIEQAKAAGIPVVSAPYGSSDPNHLYTAIFGPSTDGYIHSMSGYLMKKYPSGAKFVAVDVPAVATAHEFVVGVADDLVGASFDYQGVADADPADVVNSFTTATSNILQAHPDTQIMLSCCDFSPPIQERVLQSMGRQDVLLTGRFDNLSSLALFETNKNLVLGAANSDRGVLVALDAIYAHKANGTAIPTANDQSVYTFTVIDSSNAPATGKFYFDPDEQINEFVAKWTKDYS, encoded by the coding sequence ATGAACAAACGTCTGGCACTGGTACTGGTGCCACTGCTGATTATCTTGACCGCATGTGCAACCACATCGACCGGGGGCTCGTCGAGTTCTCAGTCGAGTTCCAGCCCGTCAGCAGAGCTCACCAAGCTCCCTACGGGAACGATCGGTGTATTGCAGATCACCGCCGCCGCAGAAAGCGTCGTCCGGTCTGCCGCAACCATCGAAAAGGCGAACACAGCCGCGGGATGGAAAACCGTCGTGACAGACGGCAAAGGCACTCCAGCGGTGATGAGTCAGGCAATGACGGACTTCATCGCACGGGGAGTGGATGCCATCATCACGATCGCTGTCGACGCTCCACTCATCGCCCCACAGATCGAGCAGGCGAAGGCTGCCGGGATCCCCGTGGTGTCTGCTCCCTATGGCTCATCGGACCCGAATCACCTGTACACGGCGATCTTTGGTCCCAGCACGGACGGGTATATCCATTCGATGAGTGGCTACCTGATGAAGAAGTATCCTTCTGGCGCCAAATTCGTCGCGGTCGATGTACCTGCAGTCGCCACCGCCCATGAGTTCGTTGTGGGTGTTGCTGACGACCTGGTCGGCGCAAGCTTCGACTACCAGGGAGTCGCCGACGCTGACCCCGCAGACGTTGTCAATTCGTTCACTACCGCAACGTCGAACATTCTCCAGGCTCACCCCGACACCCAGATCATGCTGAGCTGCTGTGACTTCTCTCCGCCAATCCAGGAGCGCGTCCTGCAGTCGATGGGGCGTCAAGATGTGCTGTTGACAGGGCGCTTCGACAACTTGAGTTCGCTTGCGCTCTTCGAGACCAACAAGAATCTCGTGCTTGGCGCGGCCAACTCCGACCGGGGTGTTCTGGTCGCGCTCGATGCCATCTACGCCCACAAGGCGAACGGCACCGCCATCCCGACGGCGAACGACCAGTCCGTCTACACATTCACAGTCATCGACAGTTCCAATGCTCCCGCAACGGGAAAGTTCTACTTCGATCCCGATGAGCAGATCAACGAATTCGTCGCCAAGTGGACGAAAGACTATTCCTGA